The following coding sequences are from one Candoia aspera isolate rCanAsp1 chromosome 13, rCanAsp1.hap2, whole genome shotgun sequence window:
- the FAM219B gene encoding protein FAM219B isoform X1 — protein sequence MATGDGGEEGSPRGKDAGPQLAPGGDLGQLDRRRMCREPPVEKRGPYIMSKPPSIQDKLQKHREMAKAMLRRKGVLSGAVRQQPKPGAVRTMKFNKGYTALSQISDETLVSLDSDSDDLESRCSSGYSSAEVHQDLSRQLLQDGYRLDEIPDDEDLDLIPPKPISSSPCSCCFGESASCSIQ from the exons ATGGCGACGGGAGATGGAGGCGAGGAGGGGTCGCCGCGGGGGAAGGATGCCGGGCCGCAGCTGGCGCCCGGCGGCGACTTG GGGCAACTGGACAGACGAAGGATGTGCCGAGAACCCCCGGTAGAGAAAAGGGGGCCCTACATTATGAGCAAACCACCTTCTATTCAGGACAAGCTAC AAAAACACCGTGAGATGGCGAAGGCGATGCTGCGGAGGAAGGGGGTGCTTTCGGGAGCCGTCCGGCAACAGCCCAAACCAGGAGCCGTGAG GACGATGAAATTCAACAAGGGCTACACTGCGCTCAGCCAGATCTCAGATGAAACCCTGGTGTCCCTTGATTCTGACAG TGATGACCTGGAATCGAGATGTTCCTCTGGTTATTCCTCGGCCGAG GTCCACCAGGATCTCAGTCGCCAACTGCTGCAGGACGGCTACCGCCTGGATGAGATCCCGGACGATGAGGATCTTGATCTCATCCCACCCAAGCCCATTTCGTCCTCGCCTTGCTCCTGTTGCTTTGGGGAGTCTGCCTCCTGCTCCATCCAGTAG
- the FAM219B gene encoding protein FAM219B isoform X2 — MCREPPVEKRGPYIMSKPPSIQDKLQKHREMAKAMLRRKGVLSGAVRQQPKPGAVRTMKFNKGYTALSQISDETLVSLDSDSDDLESRCSSGYSSAEVHQDLSRQLLQDGYRLDEIPDDEDLDLIPPKPISSSPCSCCFGESASCSIQ; from the exons ATGTGCCGAGAACCCCCGGTAGAGAAAAGGGGGCCCTACATTATGAGCAAACCACCTTCTATTCAGGACAAGCTAC AAAAACACCGTGAGATGGCGAAGGCGATGCTGCGGAGGAAGGGGGTGCTTTCGGGAGCCGTCCGGCAACAGCCCAAACCAGGAGCCGTGAG GACGATGAAATTCAACAAGGGCTACACTGCGCTCAGCCAGATCTCAGATGAAACCCTGGTGTCCCTTGATTCTGACAG TGATGACCTGGAATCGAGATGTTCCTCTGGTTATTCCTCGGCCGAG GTCCACCAGGATCTCAGTCGCCAACTGCTGCAGGACGGCTACCGCCTGGATGAGATCCCGGACGATGAGGATCTTGATCTCATCCCACCCAAGCCCATTTCGTCCTCGCCTTGCTCCTGTTGCTTTGGGGAGTCTGCCTCCTGCTCCATCCAGTAG
- the MPI gene encoding mannose-6-phosphate isomerase codes for MAELRVFPLACAVQNYAWGKLGRDSQVAKLLESNDPMAQIEANKPYAELWMGAHPKGDAVILDNRIPQKTLSRWIADNPACLGSKVKDAFQGQLPFLLKVLSVNTALSIQAHPTKELARKLHAQYPEHYPDANHKPEMAIALTPFEGLCGFRPVEEIVAFLQNVPEFRALIGNVAAEQLERSVNDDPRGVSAALRVCFTRMMKSEKKVFVDHLNLLVKRISQEAAAGRDTSASCGELLLKLHSQFPGDIGCFVIYFLNQMKLQPGDCMFLGANEPHAYLYGDCVECMACSDNTVRAGLTPKFIDVLTLCEMLNYTPTPPSSKLLVPTQSRLDPCVSVYDPPVPEFAVMRIEIPSSVKLYLVSAVDSASILLVVRGSAVGTSTATVSEMALRPGTVLFISANESMSLHFSSAEGMLLFRACCLL; via the exons ATGGCAGAGTTAAGAG TGTTTCCCCTGGCCTGCGCTGTGCAGAACTACGCGTGGGGTAAGCTAGGCCGGGACAGCCAAGTTGCCAAGCTCTTAGAAAGCAATGATCCGATGGCGCAGATTGAAGCCAACAAGCCCTACGCTGAG CTCTGGATGGGTGCTCACCCCAAGGGTGATGCCGTCATTCTGGATAACCGCATCCCCCAGAAGACTTTAAGCCGGTGGATTGCAGATAACCCTGCCTGCCTGGGTTCAAAGGTGAAGGACGCCTTTCAGGGCCAGCTGCCTTTCCTCCTCAAAGTGCTGTCGGTCAACACAGCTTTGTCCATCCAGGCACACCCTACCAAG GAACTGGCAAGGAAACTTCACGCTCAATATCCAGAGCACTACCCAGATGCCAATCACAAGCCCGAGATGGCCATCGCCCTAACTCCCTTCGAGGGTCTGTGCGGTTTCCGGCCTGTAGAAGAGATTGTAGCTTTCCTCCAGA ATGTCCCTGAATTTCGAGCTCTGATCGGGAACGTGGCGGCTGAACAACTGGAGCGCAGCGTGAATGACGACCCCCGAGGCGTGTCAGCTGCTCTGCGGGTCTGTTTCACCAGGATGATGAAGAGCGAGAAGAAGGTCTTTGTGGACCACCTCAACCTGCTGGTCAAGCGGATTTCCCAGGAAG CTGCTGCAGGGAGAGATACTTCAGCCAGTTGTGGCGAGCTGCTTCTCAAGTTACACTCCCAGTTCCCGGGAGATATCGGGTGCTTTGTTATCTACTTCCTGAACCAGATGAAGCTGCAGCCTGGGGACTGCATGTTTCTGGGGGCAAACGAGCCTCACGCATACCTCTATGGAG ACTGCGTCGAATGTATGGCTTGTTCTGACAACACGGTGCGCGCTGGTCTGACGCCCAAATTCATTGATGTTCTGACCCTGTGCGAAATGTTGAACTACACGCCAACTCCCCCCAGCTCAAAGTTGTTGGTCCCCACTCAAAGCCGCCTGGATCCGTGCGTCTCCGTGTATGACCCACCCGTTCCAGAGTTTGCGGTCATGAGGATAGAG ATCCCTTCCTCCGTTAAGCTGTACCTTGTTTCGGCCGTCGACTCCGCAAGCATCTTGCTGGTGGTCCGGGGCTCAGCCGTCGGGACCTCCACTGCGACTGTGTCTGAAATGGCCCTACGCCCAGGGACCGTGCTTTTCATCTCTGCTAACGAGAGCATGTCTTTGCATTTTTCTTCAGCCGAGGGGATGCTTCTCTTCCGGGCCTGCTGCCTCTTATAG